From a region of the Chondrinema litorale genome:
- a CDS encoding SBBP repeat-containing protein, with the protein MFITFIFSLQNFWKQLVKHIVYNHYQAVIHGLLFCLSFTCQAQLTAQWATMSGGRGNEINQTIAVDMEGNVYATGICSGNSTDYLDFGNGIDVHQPGAYLVKYNTDGVPQWARTLGSSTEGYGVATDAAGNVYVCGIFNKPAIKLGIAANVQHSGDGDDDIFLIKFDTNGNALWGKVVRSSEVLDDEFKNNLRLVVNDVGDVHLAGIFKRFYYAIIKDDYHILTYNGVQPVKVKYNGLQDIFVLKYDTDGEYQWAKSIGGAKNDQVKGIALDTEDNIYLTAYSESISMQYNNAPNAIISTLKKAADFPIVIETKGNTYLIKLDANGGKIMEKNFNVNYNERKRISLAVDGDQNIYMAGSGFSGNINFGEDLMGNNIELTSLYESDTYLVKYSDIGKPIWASNITNAGHVTTSIAVDAIGYLYLTGFFYTEESGEFSLDFGNDIYASLELQSNPYEEQSFLVQYNTDGQALWANAYGRPHYFDYDIGTDIEVDHENNIYLVGYARMSDGDAIDFGDGVLGAPDYIDPDVGGEQDMFLVKFTNIYAANYNQYPFGNDYEILTDVGVHPITELNKTESNGLLEKGLTLYNVGDKIKYNFEIEANGLFQIRARLRSGDVNDQASFWPDGYAFEVDNSDLAFSGVMESPEHYPSFIGNSWFGIMESESIYLEAGTHELSVEAMQAWAALDYFEIVPVEIETTIAYRKSPTNIEVYPNPILAGESTITLKSEFNVKDVQILSMEGNDISKEVSTIEIFSDTVEIHIKYTGLYFARIFLDNGESITKRLLVR; encoded by the coding sequence ATGTTCATTACGTTTATCTTTTCACTGCAAAACTTTTGGAAACAACTAGTAAAACACATTGTTTATAATCATTATCAAGCAGTAATTCATGGCTTGTTATTTTGTTTAAGTTTTACCTGCCAAGCACAACTTACAGCTCAATGGGCTACCATGTCGGGAGGGCGTGGAAACGAAATTAATCAAACTATAGCAGTTGATATGGAAGGCAATGTATATGCAACCGGCATATGTAGTGGTAATTCTACAGATTATCTAGATTTTGGCAATGGAATAGATGTACACCAACCTGGAGCCTATCTGGTAAAATACAATACGGATGGAGTCCCACAATGGGCAAGAACTCTAGGAAGTTCAACTGAAGGATATGGTGTTGCTACTGATGCAGCAGGTAATGTATATGTTTGTGGAATATTTAACAAACCTGCAATAAAACTTGGCATAGCAGCAAATGTGCAGCACAGTGGTGATGGAGATGATGATATTTTTTTAATTAAGTTTGATACAAATGGAAATGCCTTGTGGGGTAAAGTAGTAAGGAGTTCAGAAGTATTAGATGATGAATTTAAAAATAATTTACGGTTAGTAGTTAATGATGTAGGAGATGTACATCTAGCGGGTATTTTTAAGCGATTCTATTATGCGATAATTAAAGATGATTATCATATTTTAACCTATAATGGAGTGCAGCCAGTAAAGGTAAAATATAATGGATTACAAGATATTTTTGTCCTTAAATACGATACAGACGGAGAATATCAATGGGCTAAATCTATAGGTGGTGCTAAAAATGATCAAGTTAAAGGGATAGCTTTAGATACAGAAGATAATATTTATCTAACAGCTTATTCAGAAAGTATTTCTATGCAATATAACAATGCACCAAACGCAATTATTTCTACTTTAAAAAAAGCTGCAGACTTTCCCATAGTTATCGAAACAAAAGGCAATACCTATTTGATAAAACTAGATGCAAATGGAGGGAAAATTATGGAGAAAAACTTCAATGTAAATTATAATGAGAGAAAAAGAATATCTTTAGCGGTTGATGGGGATCAGAATATTTATATGGCGGGAAGTGGATTTTCTGGTAATATAAATTTTGGTGAAGATTTAATGGGAAATAATATAGAGCTTACAAGTTTATATGAAAGTGATACTTATTTGGTGAAATATTCTGATATAGGTAAGCCAATTTGGGCATCTAATATAACAAATGCAGGACATGTAACAACTTCAATAGCTGTTGATGCGATTGGCTATTTATATTTAACTGGATTTTTTTATACCGAAGAAAGTGGTGAATTTAGCTTAGATTTTGGTAATGATATTTATGCTTCTCTTGAATTGCAATCAAATCCTTATGAAGAGCAGTCGTTTTTGGTACAATATAATACAGATGGACAGGCCTTATGGGCAAATGCTTATGGAAGACCCCATTATTTCGATTATGATATAGGAACAGATATAGAAGTAGACCACGAAAATAATATTTACTTAGTTGGTTATGCTAGAATGAGTGATGGAGATGCGATAGATTTTGGAGATGGTGTATTAGGGGCTCCTGATTATATCGATCCAGACGTTGGAGGTGAACAAGATATGTTTTTGGTAAAGTTTACCAATATATATGCTGCTAATTATAACCAATATCCTTTTGGTAATGATTATGAGATTCTGACTGATGTTGGAGTCCATCCGATAACTGAACTAAATAAAACTGAAAGTAATGGATTACTTGAAAAAGGATTGACATTGTATAATGTTGGCGATAAAATCAAGTATAATTTTGAGATCGAAGCAAATGGATTATTTCAAATAAGAGCAAGACTACGTTCAGGTGATGTTAATGATCAAGCTTCTTTTTGGCCTGACGGATATGCCTTTGAAGTAGATAATAGTGATTTAGCCTTTTCTGGTGTGATGGAAAGTCCTGAACATTATCCTTCTTTTATAGGTAATTCGTGGTTTGGGATTATGGAGTCAGAATCAATCTATTTAGAGGCAGGTACTCATGAATTATCAGTAGAAGCTATGCAAGCTTGGGCTGCATTAGATTATTTCGAGATTGTACCTGTAGAAATTGAAACTACTATTGCTTATCGTAAAAGTCCAACGAATATAGAAGTATATCCTAATCCAATACTTGCGGGTGAAAGTACAATCACACTTAAGTCTGAATTTAATGTGAAAGATGTCCAAATTCTATCGATGGAAGGAAATGATATTTCTAAAGAAGTAAGTACTATTGAAATTTTTTCTGATACTGTTGAAATCCATATAAAATATACGGGGCTTTACTTTGCAAGAATATTTTTAGATAATGGAGAATCGATTACCAAGCGGCTTCTAGTTAGATAG
- a CDS encoding ISAs1 family transposase: protein MPTPSSHLSSLLPKLSNIEDFRMERNQLYPLNEILFLTVSAVISGCRYWEEIADFGEEKLTWLRKYLPFLQGTPSHDTLNRVFSHLDYTSFEHCFIDWVTEGLLLKEGTVINFDGKKLSRSATKKEQQLPGNQGGKGAVHLVEAWCSELQICLGQYYTDDKSNEIVSIPALIDLLELKGTVITIDAIGCQKKITEKIVKQEADYVIGLKANQKKLLHKVESCFGHSELKAVDSWDKGHGRIECRSCRVLPAHLIGEECLQGWTGLSTIIEISSYREVVASGKVSREHRYYMSSLQGTPERFNQIIRGHWTIENQLHWSLDVQFGEDFSTKRKDNAARNFGAVLRIATSLLKSNKDTVSLNRKMLKAARSDEYRETIIRL, encoded by the coding sequence ATGCCTACTCCGAGCAGTCACCTATCGTCTTTATTACCAAAGCTATCTAATATTGAAGATTTCCGCATGGAACGCAACCAATTATATCCACTTAACGAAATACTATTTCTTACAGTTAGTGCGGTAATAAGTGGATGTAGATATTGGGAAGAGATAGCCGATTTTGGAGAGGAAAAATTAACATGGCTTCGTAAATATCTACCCTTTTTGCAGGGAACACCTTCGCATGACACCCTTAATCGTGTATTTTCTCATTTAGATTATACATCATTTGAGCACTGCTTTATCGACTGGGTTACAGAAGGTTTACTACTAAAAGAAGGAACAGTTATCAACTTCGATGGAAAAAAACTATCCCGTAGTGCTACTAAGAAAGAACAGCAACTACCTGGTAATCAAGGAGGTAAAGGTGCAGTACATTTAGTAGAGGCTTGGTGTAGTGAACTACAAATATGTTTAGGACAATATTATACAGATGATAAATCTAACGAGATAGTCAGTATCCCTGCTTTAATAGATTTGCTAGAGTTAAAGGGAACAGTTATCACCATTGATGCGATTGGATGCCAAAAAAAGATTACAGAGAAGATAGTTAAACAGGAAGCAGATTACGTGATAGGCTTAAAAGCTAATCAAAAGAAGTTACTTCATAAAGTGGAATCCTGTTTTGGTCACTCTGAGTTGAAAGCTGTGGATAGTTGGGATAAAGGACATGGACGGATAGAATGCCGTTCGTGTCGAGTATTACCTGCTCATCTTATAGGAGAAGAGTGCTTACAAGGTTGGACAGGATTAAGTACTATTATCGAAATATCCTCTTATAGAGAAGTAGTAGCTTCAGGTAAAGTAAGTCGTGAGCATAGATATTACATGAGTAGTTTACAGGGTACACCTGAACGGTTTAATCAAATTATTAGAGGACATTGGACGATAGAAAATCAATTACATTGGTCACTAGATGTACAATTTGGTGAAGATTTTAGTACCAAGAGAAAGGATAATGCTGCACGAAACTTTGGTGCTGTTCTCAGAATTGCTACCAGTTTGTTAAAATCTAATAAAGATACAGTTAGTCTCAATAGAAAAATGCTCAAAGCAGCTCGCTCTGATGAGTATAGAGAAACCATTATTAGATTATAA
- a CDS encoding TetR/AcrR family transcriptional regulator: protein MDKREQIIEIATKLFSERGYENTPLSVVCEKANVSKGLISHHFKSKDGLLREIFSKTTKLIVEINAIDNKNQNPNEQLAELLESFFSQLESDKLFFHFNMNVIVQPKTRIVLDDLIKERSTFILKKTKEIFDKIDANNSLINSHMFIAELDGIALNYLGIYEEFPLEQIKDLIIKKYSKQ from the coding sequence ATGGATAAAAGAGAACAAATAATTGAGATAGCAACAAAGCTATTCTCCGAGAGAGGATACGAGAATACACCACTATCGGTAGTATGCGAAAAGGCAAATGTTTCCAAAGGATTAATCTCGCATCATTTTAAGTCTAAAGATGGACTATTAAGAGAGATTTTCTCGAAAACAACCAAGCTAATCGTTGAGATAAATGCCATTGATAACAAAAATCAAAATCCTAATGAACAACTTGCTGAATTATTGGAGTCATTCTTTTCTCAACTAGAATCAGATAAGCTATTCTTTCATTTTAATATGAATGTTATAGTTCAGCCCAAAACGCGAATAGTGTTGGATGACCTAATAAAAGAAAGATCAACATTTATATTAAAAAAAACCAAAGAGATTTTCGATAAAATAGATGCCAATAATTCTCTGATCAATAGCCACATGTTCATCGCAGAATTAGATGGAATAGCATTAAACTATTTGGGGATTTATGAAGAGTTTCCTCTAGAACAAATTAAAGACCTTATAATAAAAAAATATTCAAAGCAATGA
- a CDS encoding GNAT family N-acetyltransferase encodes MNFIKTDITETINKLRSQLYLSLAAPIDAMWEQLYIGSSQHYLIKDKNNIIGYCCINEKDCLTQIYITKTYLFLMSKTIKELIKAELVKSASLSSNEPIAFNACLFQSKSVRTNTFCFEHLNKEMEVSSNLNIELVTTDDIPSVKLFLKEQIGFDDTFGYTQNLVTKKEIFKLKESEVIVATSECRISDSQPEIADLGIIVNRDFQGKGIATQIMKMQVNRVLKAGRKPICSTTFDNISSRMVIEKSGFYCSNIIFDITF; translated from the coding sequence ATGAATTTTATAAAAACAGATATAACTGAAACGATTAACAAATTAAGGTCTCAATTATACCTTTCTTTAGCTGCGCCTATTGATGCAATGTGGGAACAACTTTATATCGGCTCTTCTCAACATTATCTTATTAAGGATAAAAATAACATTATTGGGTACTGTTGTATTAACGAGAAAGACTGTTTGACTCAAATATATATTACTAAAACCTATCTGTTTTTGATGAGCAAAACAATTAAGGAATTAATTAAAGCAGAGTTGGTTAAATCTGCAAGTTTAAGTTCAAATGAACCTATCGCATTTAATGCATGTCTATTTCAATCAAAATCTGTAAGAACAAATACATTTTGTTTTGAGCATTTGAACAAAGAGATGGAAGTAAGTAGTAACTTAAATATAGAATTAGTCACTACTGATGACATTCCTTCGGTAAAGTTATTCCTTAAAGAGCAGATTGGTTTTGATGATACGTTTGGTTATACCCAAAATCTTGTAACCAAAAAAGAAATTTTTAAGCTCAAAGAGTCTGAGGTTATAGTAGCAACAAGTGAATGTAGAATTAGCGATTCTCAACCAGAAATAGCAGACTTAGGTATTATCGTAAATCGCGATTTTCAAGGCAAAGGAATTGCTACACAAATCATGAAAATGCAGGTAAATAGGGTATTGAAAGCTGGTAGAAAGCCAATTTGTTCAACTACATTCGATAATATTTCTTCGAGAATGGTAATTGAGAAATCAGGTTTTTATTGTTCAAATATCATTTTTGATATTACCTTTTAA
- a CDS encoding amidohydrolase family protein: MNKHLVTLILTLLIVSCGEKPTYDLVIQNANLFDGYNNLGIVNIAINKDTIAVITSEQIIGDSTIDDSGKFIIPGLVNAHVHASSIEQLKQGYKRGIMYLLNMHTGLEAREQEWKIWSRDSNGYSLLYGSGHAATVPGGHPTQFSPEMETINDSISVPTWVDNRISNGADYIKLIHVNRGWLGDPAPPSLSYEAIGQIIQYTHSKNYKAVIHATTVEEIIELAKYKPDGFVHMIDFKDELPVPEEYYQKLKESGAFIVTTGGISLKSMDGVPPFITEWVNENLLDAEQRAEIIKKYHENGILIVAGTDAQEGQMNFEDDYFLELDLYKLSGLSNLEILKAATGNAATAFNLPIGDLKVGSRANFVVLNASPLDDISNIKEINQIWKNGQRLHFLMERILMIKKYH, from the coding sequence ATGAATAAGCACTTGGTAACACTCATTTTGACCTTATTGATTGTTAGTTGTGGTGAAAAACCAACATACGATCTTGTTATTCAAAACGCTAATCTTTTTGATGGTTATAATAACCTTGGCATTGTCAATATAGCCATTAATAAAGATACAATTGCTGTAATAACCTCAGAGCAAATAATTGGAGACTCGACTATAGATGATTCAGGCAAGTTTATAATTCCAGGCTTAGTAAATGCTCATGTACATGCCTCATCGATTGAACAACTTAAGCAGGGTTACAAAAGAGGAATTATGTATCTATTGAACATGCATACCGGATTGGAAGCCCGAGAGCAAGAATGGAAAATATGGTCACGAGATTCCAATGGTTATTCTTTGTTATATGGTTCTGGCCATGCCGCAACTGTACCTGGTGGTCATCCAACCCAGTTTAGCCCCGAAATGGAAACAATCAACGACTCCATATCTGTACCAACCTGGGTAGATAATCGTATTTCAAATGGAGCCGATTATATTAAATTAATTCATGTAAATCGAGGATGGTTGGGGGATCCTGCTCCACCTTCTTTAAGCTATGAAGCTATAGGGCAAATAATTCAATACACACATAGCAAAAACTATAAGGCAGTGATTCATGCAACTACCGTTGAAGAAATAATCGAACTAGCTAAGTACAAACCAGATGGATTTGTTCATATGATAGATTTCAAGGATGAACTGCCTGTTCCCGAAGAGTATTACCAAAAGTTAAAAGAAAGTGGAGCATTCATTGTTACCACTGGAGGCATCTCATTAAAATCAATGGACGGAGTACCACCTTTTATTACTGAATGGGTAAATGAAAACTTATTGGATGCTGAGCAAAGAGCTGAAATAATTAAGAAATACCATGAAAATGGAATTTTGATTGTAGCTGGAACCGATGCACAAGAAGGTCAAATGAATTTCGAAGATGATTACTTTCTTGAACTCGATCTTTATAAGTTATCAGGTTTGTCAAATCTAGAAATATTAAAAGCCGCCACCGGAAATGCTGCTACGGCCTTTAATTTACCTATAGGAGATTTGAAGGTAGGCAGCAGAGCAAATTTTGTTGTTCTTAATGCAAGTCCTTTAGATGATATTTCCAATATTAAAGAAATTAACCAAATTTGGAAAAATGGACAAAGGCTCCATTTTTTGATGGAAAGGATATTAATGATAAAGAAATATCATTAA
- a CDS encoding peroxiredoxin family protein, which yields MEKWTKAPFFDGKDINDKEISLKEHFGHNTILLFSDTNCGYSKKVTDHISQADFKLGNDTQLINFLGSNSKERTIKYFERYEVEYPIIADRKDIETDYGISGYPILYLVNEKGTITESLAGSADIIDFLDNLKLK from the coding sequence TTGGAAAAATGGACAAAGGCTCCATTTTTTGATGGAAAGGATATTAATGATAAAGAAATATCATTAAAGGAACATTTTGGGCATAACACAATTTTACTCTTTTCTGATACCAATTGCGGATACTCCAAAAAGGTAACAGATCACATAAGCCAAGCTGATTTTAAATTAGGAAACGATACCCAACTAATCAATTTTCTAGGGTCCAACTCTAAAGAAAGAACTATAAAATACTTTGAAAGATATGAAGTAGAATATCCTATAATTGCAGACCGCAAAGATATTGAAACCGACTACGGAATATCGGGTTATCCCATTTTATACCTAGTAAATGAAAAAGGAACAATTACTGAATCATTAGCAGGTTCGGCTGATATCATTGATTTTTTAGATAATCTAAAGTTGAAATAG
- a CDS encoding S41 family peptidase, protein MKFYFLLQLLFLFTSIGFSQTLSLKKASPFTAVKWTDEDQPIVKFNDEWHTLIKLDKHTTQEILDFCKEEFQDKWQKRFSEDLVEVLTKMGTPPNQQVALILEKDSKEMQVTGTYSLENRQKVYQYNRQDRQKKELKKITSSQAMEDIDQFSEILTNKSSYMHLADFDFQSEIDKLRARIFSKLKDSVDINYLTFELAKIMAEIGDRHSSVRNTWFEKGNYPTYGLQLPFTIAPLNSKTVALRAIPSDGNYEYFHKDYPNVKSINGFPIDVFIDSMAYRSRKAPQQAKLSRGVTEVQRFGSLYFKNNLKLPSKIEIVFTNGESENREIVSLVNNRLDYKSKIEERIFQNLLEMSKGYFQNLSKLLEGDIGYISIPRMYSFDDVLGLEAYIDSVFNNFQKTKALIVDLRYNPGGSRDLLNKFASYIIPKSQSPWIANVAYLRTDEESILHNSMSARFLYTYNSDRFDDADRKAIDLFSKNFATEKEFDTLKFSKPHYMILRGGSSSYKQPVYILVNDHSFSAATVFTSAFKGLPNVKIVGVTTDGSSGNSDRIYLKNSNIRVRISTMLSFQRNGKTLDGNGTEPDIYLPEESTQLLEGTDDQLQRVLELINNL, encoded by the coding sequence ATGAAATTCTATTTTTTACTACAACTTCTGTTTCTATTTACTTCCATTGGGTTTAGCCAAACTTTAAGTTTAAAAAAAGCCTCACCATTCACAGCAGTAAAATGGACAGATGAAGACCAACCTATTGTAAAATTTAATGATGAATGGCACACATTAATTAAGCTAGACAAGCATACCACTCAGGAGATTTTGGATTTTTGCAAAGAAGAATTTCAAGATAAATGGCAAAAGCGATTTTCGGAAGATTTGGTTGAAGTTTTAACAAAAATGGGTACTCCACCCAACCAACAGGTAGCGCTTATACTTGAAAAAGACTCAAAAGAAATGCAAGTTACGGGGACTTATTCTTTAGAAAACAGGCAGAAGGTATATCAATATAATCGGCAAGACAGACAAAAGAAGGAGCTTAAAAAGATTACGTCTTCTCAGGCCATGGAAGATATAGACCAGTTCTCCGAAATTCTGACAAACAAATCTTCATATATGCATTTAGCAGACTTCGATTTCCAAAGTGAAATTGATAAGCTCAGAGCAAGAATCTTTTCTAAATTAAAAGATAGTGTTGATATAAATTATCTCACATTCGAGTTGGCCAAAATAATGGCGGAGATAGGTGATCGGCATTCAAGTGTAAGAAATACATGGTTTGAAAAGGGGAACTATCCAACTTATGGTCTACAATTACCATTTACTATTGCACCACTCAATAGTAAAACAGTTGCTTTGCGAGCTATACCAAGTGATGGAAATTATGAATATTTTCACAAAGATTATCCCAATGTTAAATCAATCAATGGATTTCCTATTGATGTTTTTATCGATTCTATGGCATATAGATCTAGAAAAGCGCCGCAACAAGCCAAGTTGTCAAGAGGTGTTACAGAGGTACAGCGTTTTGGAAGCCTCTATTTTAAAAACAATTTGAAATTACCATCAAAAATAGAAATTGTATTTACCAATGGTGAATCAGAGAATAGAGAAATCGTCTCCTTGGTGAATAATAGATTGGATTATAAATCTAAAATAGAAGAGCGTATTTTCCAGAATCTTCTGGAAATGTCAAAAGGTTATTTTCAAAACCTCTCAAAATTACTCGAAGGAGATATTGGATATATTTCAATTCCACGAATGTATAGTTTTGATGATGTGCTTGGATTGGAAGCATATATTGATTCAGTTTTTAATAATTTCCAAAAGACCAAGGCGCTAATAGTTGATCTTCGATATAATCCTGGTGGAAGTAGAGATTTACTAAATAAGTTTGCGAGCTACATTATTCCAAAATCTCAATCTCCATGGATTGCCAATGTTGCCTATTTAAGAACTGACGAAGAAAGTATTCTTCACAATTCAATGTCTGCTCGATTTTTATATACTTATAACTCCGATAGATTCGATGATGCAGATAGAAAAGCAATAGACCTATTTTCTAAGAATTTTGCCACTGAAAAAGAATTCGATACTTTAAAATTTAGCAAACCCCACTATATGATTTTGAGAGGTGGTTCATCAAGCTACAAACAACCTGTTTATATACTTGTTAACGACCATAGCTTTAGTGCTGCTACCGTATTTACCAGTGCCTTTAAGGGTTTACCTAATGTTAAGATAGTTGGTGTAACTACAGATGGCTCTAGCGGAAATTCAGATAGAATCTATTTGAAAAACTCAAATATACGGGTTAGAATTTCAACGATGCTTTCCTTTCAAAGAAACGGCAAAACATTAGATGGCAACGGTACAGAACCAGATATATACTTACCAGAGGAAAGTACTCAACTATTAGAAGGTACTGATGATCAATTACAAAGAGTATTGGAATTGATTAATAATCTTTAG